The Heterodontus francisci isolate sHetFra1 chromosome 4, sHetFra1.hap1, whole genome shotgun sequence DNA window CGTATTCTGTCAACAAAAATAATTCCCTGCTTGGAAAATGGCTACAATCCCAAATAGAAACTTCTATGTTGTTCCAAATAAATCAGATTTTCAGGCTTTCACAATATGAATCTGCTCAATATAGTTATGTGCAAGACAAGTTTATTCAAGGATGTTTATTTCCTGTATGGCTTTAGTTTTCTCAAGAGACCAGTTTCACACTTAGGTCTTTAACAGGTTTTGTTTAAAGACCTACCATAACTCCCAGTTGTGTTAGCACAAATAAGCGCACCAAAAAATTTTGGATAATACTTTTGGATTCTTGTAATAGCCTTCTGGCAAGCTGTGGTTGGATCAATCCCCAATCTCATATATTCCACTGCTTGGTAGCTAATTGGAGAGGCAAAAAAACACCAAACTAAGATAATGCCCACATTAAAAAATACTTGAACAGCAAAAATCACAAATTTTACACAACAATCTTACCAAGTATATTTTCTGAAAAAAAGCAACTTTTATGAATGCTAAAGACATATTTTAAATGCTAACAGTTTTAAAAGCTACTTAAAAGAAAATCTTCATTTCTGAACCACTACAAGATATACAGCATGCAAAACTGAGGGGTTATATCCACAAAGAAAGATGGAAAAGGCTAGGTCTCATGCCGAAAGGTGgtttgatagaggtctttaagattatgaaagcatTTCATAGGGTACATGTAGCGAAATGTTTCTACTTGCaggcaagaccagaactaggggctatATAGTCACTCAGATCCAAAAAGAAATtcatgagaaacttctttacccagagagtggttagaatgtggaacatgctaccacatggagtagttgaggcgaataacatttaagaggaagctagagaaGCACTTAAGAAAATAATAGGTGATATCAATGGGATCAGATGAAGGGGGGGATGGAGGAGAGGAAGTTTGCATGGACCATAAAGACTGCCATGCACCCATTGAGCTGAATGGcccttttctgtgctgtacatactTTGTAATTGTAATATATTAAGATAATCAAAAGCCTCGATAGCTTTCCTTTTTAAAGACGTTAAAAGTGCAGGTCCTCTTCCCCAACCTATATCACCTCTGAAAGACACCAACAcacgctgggatacagttccaatgACACCGACCATTCATttcccaagtgaccattctttacGAGCCCTCATAGGGAGTATGGGCAAGTTATTTAATCAAAGAATATCCCAAACCCCTTCTCATCTGACACCCATCCATACTTTCCTTCTCACAGGTGTTACTGGATAGCGACCAAGGAGCAGGAATTCTTAAAAGAAAAACCAAGATAACAAACTAAAGCCTTTTAGCATGGGACATGAATAGCTCTGGAAAATAAAAAGCCTGTAGATTACAGGAGGAAGTCAAACTGTTTAGTTTTGAAGACCCATGAAAAAATTAAGAGGCTGTGACATTTTGTTCTGACCATGAGGGTTCTGGTGGCAGGCCGGAAGGTGGGGTGGGGAAGACCCTGACTCGGCACTCCGTTGGACCCCCATTGCAATTCcagggcaggcaggcaattaactgcccaccgtcgGGGACACTATCCccttaagggatgagctcctggccaattggaaggccggcagctctgcagtactggcagtgccaataggagcggtggccactgccggtactgcaggaggccctgatgTAGCAAAGAGTCCAAAGATcccgggagaggtgagtggggttgggtttGCCGGGGCCATTCAGGTAGGCCCCGGTGACAGGATGGTGTGGGAGGGGCGGGGGGCATCATCAGGGGTCGAGGCTCTCCAGggaccctggattgcccccaaaaggAGGGACCCCCTCCCACCCAACTCGGAGGCTATCAAGTTTCAGCTGGAATCTCCCTGCAGCAGTGGGACCTCCACTttctattaaattgaggtggaggtgggaagaggcccttaaggggccatgagggcctcaattggcctgaagCAGGAAGGCCGTCCTCAACCTTCCCTGCCCCGGACTAAAAACTGAAGGCgtcaggaaggtgatgggcactccaccACCCACCCCGGTCTCCATTCCAGTCCCTATGCGGCCCATAAAACTCAGCCCAATATTAGCAAGGATGCAGAGGGAAGAAAAAGATTGAAAGGCACCATAACCGGGGCTTAGAAGAAACAAAGCAAGTTTAAATCAGGACTAATGATCATAGTGGTGAGTGAGGAAATAAAAGAGAAAATAAAGAGTGGAACCTTGAACTGCTTTCCCAGAACAGATTGTATTAGAGTCTTGGAAAGATTTTGGCTTTATAGGGATCAAACCATAACTGGAATATTACATGGTGGTTCCATGCTTTGAGCTTGGGAAATCATTGGATGGTGTGCCTCCAATTCCGAGATGTGCTTCTAGTCAGCCCTACTTGGAGGGATTAAATTGCAGAATCAACAGTGCAGTTTCAGCTAATCCATTATAGAAACAAAACTGATTTTGCAGTCAGGCACTCTGAGTGGGCCGCACCTGCTGGGAGGGTCAGTTGGGAAATTGTCGGCTTGTAATGCCCGACTTACAACTcagagggaaaaaaaaatcagggtCTTCCAGCTAGTGCTACGTACAAAGCCCAAAAATAGAGAACTGGCTTTCAAGAGTGGataattgttggggggggggggggcgggtggaataAAGAGATACAAATGAGAAAAAGGAAACTGAGCTCCTGGAATCAGCTTAGAAATGCAGATGATTTGGGTGTTCCTCTAGAGGGTAGAGCTAATAGTGAAGCCAAGAATATTAATACATTAAAAAGGACTATTGGTGAACTTTAAAAAGGTGGTAGCAGTTTGTTATACTTGCAAGGAACATAACATTTCAATCATTGTTCCCCTATCAACCAATTCCTCATTGCCCCAGTGATGGACATGGAGGAGATCTGATTTAGTCATTGCACTGGTTAGTTTTCACCTCTTTCATCCAGAAACCCTGAAAGCAATTAGAGACACTCCATTTCCACcccagctgagatcaactaactcagcgcaGACTAGGAATAAAACAAACACATGACCTTTAATCTTCTATAGCTCAGTCATACAGTACACTTACAAATTATTGTCCTAAAGGAGTTTTTATACCAAATATAGTAATTAGTTGGAAGAAAATATCAGCATCAATATTGTAGGATAGCTGCAATTGTCTTGTGCTTGGCTGTAGTCCATTTTATATCAAAGTAGCAAGATGGAGCCCAGTATGAGGGCAGGCATTCAACTTGAAATTAGGCTACAATTACTGCCCCTTTACTGTTAAAGCAGACTGGGTGATGCACAGTCCAATATCCCCTGTTTCCTCTGGGAGCATAGTTAAAATTGGAAACTCAGATGCAGATCCACTTCCTAGCCCTCCCTAGAGCATCATATTAGTACACTAAAATCTCTTAAAATACTTGTTACTCACCCACAATATGGTTACATAACAACCTCTTATTCCTATGGCCATAATGCAGAAATGTGACATTTAAACTACTGCTGCTATCAGTCTATTAAGCAAGGGAAATTTATTTCGTAAACTCAAGGCATGTTGTTAAGCATTATTCTTTTAAATATTGCAGCTTCAGTTACCATGATAATTCAAAGGGGTTAAAAAGCACATCTTCCAACATGAGCAAATTTGGCAAGAGACATACCTCGGAAGAAATCGCATCATAATATCTCCCACTCCAGTAGCAGCAGCAGCTCCAGCTGTACTATCAGCATAAGCACCTGCTCCAGCTATTGGTGAATCCCCCACACGGCTATAAAAAATATAAATAGAATACTGAATGGTCATTATCATTTTGAACAAATATACATCTGGATTGATCCTAGAGATTAGATTTCTCTGATAAACCTACTATACCTTCCAACAATCAGCAACATCAAAGCATGGAGCATGTAGAAGGGTTGTACCACCACCCCTATGCTGCACTCCCCCACCACTCACTAAGCAGAGAGGGAATGTCTCCAATGTCCACTGGACTATATGGGAAGTACCAAATAGATGCAAGGTTCATCTTTGACAATTTTAGGCTTCTATCTAGCCATTTGTGgcactatatttaaaaaaaaactagaaaaGATTTTATTTTCATGTTCTCTTGCACTTGCCTTACCATTGTTATTGTATCTTTTGTAATGGATTCTCTTTCATTACGCAGACAGGAAGTGCTGAATTGCTTGCCCAgtatgttatggtcaagtgaggaggggtcgaagggcttccctcttttctctctcgtttgaccacaacaggtttaatttgttcttaaagcggacgtactggccaattcagaaagtgtttgattacttactggctatgatcataacaaggttttcttgaattaacaaagaaagggggttaactttattgtgcctaaactgaactaataaaataataaacaatgtgcaacttccacacacatacacacacaaatgggttacagagtggggaaaggtagattggttgagttagagtccattaaaAAAATTGCATACAGTCTGTGgattttggtgatttggctggcttcagtGATCCTGggtgggcagagaaagagagagacagagagaaaagagaaaaagaaagagaaaaaaaaaagagagagaaaaaagagaattCCAGATgtaaggacctaggcagctgaagacgtcgctgccaatggtggagtgaagacaattggggatgcacaagaggaaaGTATAGAGTTTATAAATAAAGACAAGTTAGGTACTGAACCTGGGACTTTCGTGACTTAGCTACTCAGCACTGTAACAAGCAAAGCATTCAGGGGATATTAACACTAAGTTTGAGAATACAATTCTTTATTAATACCAGGTTATTATTATAGATAATTGTCCCATCAATTTAGTCTTAAATTTCTACTTAGCCGCAACTTCATGTTGGTACTGGTAGCTGTGATGAAAGAAAATACATGACAGTAGTAATGCGCTAAAGATAATATGGCAAGATGTCATCTTACTGTAACACATAATCCAATAAAGAATGACATTTAGCATGTTGTTTACAACAATAGTCAACCCTAAATAGCAATTTTAAGTGAACTCTAGTCTAGCATTAAGATATCCTCATCTATCGTCTTAGATATATTTTTAAAGTTCTTTTAATCTTTCCGGCTGCCAGCCCAAATTAAATTTATATGCGAATCATTATGCTACTGTGTAAAACAGAGAGGTTGTTCACTAGAAGCTTAAAAGATGAAGAAAACCTACCCTGGGATTTTATGTGTTAAGCCATTAGTAGACGTCCCAGCAGCTACACTTCCACTCTTATCAATCACAACCATACCTAAATTCAAAAAATTCAGCAATTAAGCGAAATCACACATGAATCTGCTTTCCTCACAGCTACACAAAGTGTCTTTCACGCTAAAAATCCTGTTTACTTTACACGTATCTACATTTGTCGGAATAAGAACTTACCAATGGTGTCATGGTTGTGAACATTGAACATTTCTGCTGACATTCTATGTTTTTTTGACTGTAGCCCCTTCATTCGCTTGTACGGTCCACAAGATGTTTCAGCATTTGGTAAGACATTCTGTGAAAAACAAATTATTTTTTTGTCCCCCAAAGTAAGTTATTAGTTAAAACTCATTTCAGACCTGGTATCCCATCTTAAAAGAATGTATCTAAAATAATTAGTAAGATTTGTCCTTTGTTAAAATGACACTCACCTTCCAGAAATTGGGCTGGCAATTTTTGCTTAGCCATTCTGAGTGCATGGACAGAGATTTATTTGTTGTTAAATCTTCACTAAGGAAACCCATATTCTGAGCAAAAATTGATGCTGTTGGAAAAATATTGTATTATATGAAGTGTTTAGATATCTGGATGCATGAATATTAATATTGTTAAATAAACATCACATTACTGTTTTAACAAATCTTCTAATTCACTGCCTTTCAGGCACTTAAATATGAAAGGGTAGAGGTTATGTTAcagtccttgttagaccacaactagagatATATGAGCAgcataccttaggaaagatatattgcccttgcagggagtgcagcatagatataCCAGAATGATGCCTGGTTTACAATTGTATTGTAAAATGGATAATAGATTTTTAAGGTATGTTCTGTCTGAAGGTGAGAACATGGAAATGGCCAATGTTCTCTCAATCCTCTTTGCCATTTTTCTGAACCTGGTTCTTGGAGATGACCTGAAAAAAGCCATCTTTATGtagattccaagggttaaattaccaggagaaattacacaaactaagattgtattccctggaatttagtaggttaaggggtgatttaagtATACAATATTAAAAGggagcagatagggtagatagagagaaactatttctcttAGTTGGTGATTCTAAGACTAGGgggaatagtctaaaaattaggagtcAGATCTTTCAGGATTGAAACaagaaaacacttcttcacacaaaagagtGACAGATGTTTGGAACTCtaatctgcaaacagcaattgatgctagatcattgGTTATTTTTAAAATCGAAGAGTGATAGATTTCTGGGGTATTAAGGGGTATGGGGCAAAgttgggtatatggagttaagtcatgatcttattgaatggcggaacaggattGAAGGGCTAAATGGTTGACTTGTATTCCTACATTCCTTTAGAAGCACAATATTTTTCATTAGGGAACGGTACTCTGGAAAGACAAATTTTTGTTAAAAAGTACCTTTCCCACCCTTTTTGTAAGATGATATTAGTCCAAAAAACATTTCTAAAAGTATCAATTTTCTTACCATCAAGGAGACTCAGGAGTAAAGTCTTGGCTGTCTGTCATGTTCCCAGTGAACATCCTCGAGCATTGGCATAGGGTATGACAAAGGCCATGAATTTATATGGTCCCACAAGAGCTAATTCAGACCTATGTAATCTCAGGAAACCATAAATATTAGGGATGCAAATTTCCTAGATTGCATTAGGGTTTCCTGATTTGAACTATTCTAGATTGGCCATTCCTAAAaggagatttattttttatttgttcttgggatgagtgtcgctggcaagaccagcatttgttaggAGTTGGGAGCATTGTCCGCTAGAAAAGGACACTGATCAAAGCAAATTCAACATTAAATTTAGTTTTGACAGCAATTTTCAGTGAAAGATAAAAAAGATTAAGTCCATTCCACTCTGCAGTATATAGTATTTTTCTTGCATCAATGGAAAAAGCAGGCAGAGTTACCACAGAATCATTAAAGCTTGTGTCAGCTACCCATTACCTCTCTCTACTTGTTAAAGATCTGCTTCTAAACTAATTATCGATATCTTGCATAACATTTTGGAAAAACTTGTTTACTCTTCTCCCTAATTAATAAATAAATACAAGTGTATTTATACTGTAGCACAATGATTGGTAAGCCATAAGCAAATTATGATAATTTTATGATGATTAGAATCTTTTCCAAGACATTAGACCCAATACAAAGGTCATTCTGTCTTCCAACAGTATTATCTGTTGATAGCAAAGAGACTAGTTCAAAATTAACTATGCTCGTATATTCCTTTTAAGAATGTACTCCAGGCACATTCTCAATGTTCAAAGTCATTCCAATTTTAAAAAAGTAAAACCAATTGCAGTTGGACTTTTTATTTTGGACTAGTCAATCCATAATCTGTAATTTTTTTTAACAATCATTTTTATTTAATTGTTTTCACaagtgttagccatggctcagtgactAGCATTCTGGCCAACTCAGAAGATTTGGGTTCATGActggagtacaaaatctaggctgacactccagtgcagtatcaaTGGGAGTTGTTggatgtgccatctttcagataagatgttaaaaaacacagaggccccatctgctctcagcAGGAAATAGAAGACAGTATtttgaacagcaggggagttcttcctgtccaatatttatcccgcagCTAGTCAATGTCACAATGAGATAATTTGCTCAACATATTGTGTTTGTGGACCTTACTGTGCATGTTTCCTAcattgtgaaatgctttgggacatctgcaGGTCACGAAAGGTACTAAATAAAATGAATGTTCTTTGAGAAAGAAAGAAACTATGAGGACTAAGGATTACCTGACTCCCCCACCAACAGTGAATGACTGCTGTGTTCCATCACTGCTCGAGCAACACTGATCGCACTTTTAATTCTTCGAAGTTGTCCAACTCCTCCAACCTCAATCGTGTTGCTGAAATTTTAAAAACAATGATGATGAATCTCAATTTCAGCTGTTGGGATTATGTGCAACTTTTCACTCCCCTACTTTTACAAAGTGGCTTTGATGTTCCTATCTGCTGAGGTCATTAAAAATATTAAACCATAAATTAAATATTATATCACAACTTGAAATCTAGCAGACAAATCACGGCCAGATGCTCAACtggtccagccatataaatactgtcacTACAACACCAGGTCAGCAGGTTGGGTATTCTGTGGTAACATTCATACAAGTTTCATTTAACATCTGAACTGCTTGCAATTAAATTAAAATATATTTCAAAGCCTGAGTGCAACAATATACAAGATGGTGAATGCCAGAAGCAATTTTGGAATTTGGAGAGGGGTGACAAAGCCTCATTACAAAAGGGCCCAACAGCTGAGGTCTCTGACTTCAGCCTCCCTTGAAGACAGTGGGCAGCACTCAACCCAATCCACAAAGAGCACTGACAATGCAGTCACCTGCTCTAAAAGTGGAAGATGAGGGATGACCCAAAGTGCGACTGTGGCCATGAGTCCCAGTCCATGGACACATTATAATCAACCTGCCCACTAAGATCTGTTGCAGGAGGTGCTTTGTTTCTCTACTCGGTATCTCAGTAGGAGAACGGATACCCAAACTAGACATCCCATTATAAGCTTTTCCTGTCATACAAAAGCGATAGTAGTACCCAAAGGCTATCATCATGACAAGTGCAATTCATTGCATATTTGGTCCTAAAAGCAATTTTGTAAGTAGATAAATTTCCCAGTATGCAGCCGTGGTCAGGTTACTTACCCATTCATAATCATAGCATCTAATGTCGTCTCTCCATGTTCATCTGGGTTTCCTCCATATCCCACTGTGCCACGACACTGGTCAATTTCACACTGAGTGCAACCTTTTTCCACTGCATCTAATGCTGAACCTCCAGACTGAAGCGTATCCCATGCTGAAGGGAAACAAAAATGGAAAcaagcttgcagggctacagggactgaattatgatcactatcaccaaaatgctctcccactgccgcccCTTTCTGCTGCCCATCTCATTTCCTAaatctaagtctaaaactgcaccctctcttgttggactttctgggCAAACAAGTTCTCCTAaatacacctcaagaattctgctccatcAATTCCTTTCATACTTAACTGGGCTagtttaatattggggtagttaaagtaCCCTATGATTGCCTTACTGTTtttacacttctcagagatttgctgacatatctgctcttctatctccctctgacagtttgggggtctatatagcacactcccagcagtgtgattgccccttttttattccttagctcgatccatatggcctcatttgatggacCTTCCAACACATCatgcctcctcacagctgtaattattTCTTTGACCAAAACTGGCACTCACCCGGCTTTCTTATTCCTTCCCCACCATAGTGTCATTTTTAACAATCGTttggggcatcactggctaggccaacatttattgccctatGAAGataaactgccttcttgaaccgctgcagtccttggggtgtaggtacaccaacagtgctgttagggagttccaggatcttgacctagcaacagtgaaggaacagcaatatagttccaagtcatgggtAGGAGAGTTTTTATGGAGGGGAGATTAATGGAGGACGGGGTGGGGGCAGTGAAATCTTAGAGATCAAGGTAAATTGAGATGAAGATTGAAATCGCCAAGCATAAGGAATTGCTCAGTGCATAGGCTGAGGAAGGATATTTCAGTTAGAATTTCAGGGCAAGGCTGAATATTAGTAAGCACTGAGGATTTTAAAGGGGAATTTGGAGGTGGAACAATTAGGTGACGTGCTGCTCCTGACattccctcctgcaatcttcactgAATCAGGGCTGGtcccctggattgatggtaatggtagagtgggggatatgcaggccatgaggttacagattgtggttgaatataattctgtgctgttgatggcccacagcacctcatggatgcccagttttgcattgctggatctattcgaaatctatcccatttagcatggtggtagttccacacaacatGATGTTGGGTACCCTCTGTAaaaatgggacttcgtctccacaatgactgggcagtggtcactcctagcaaaactgtcatggacagatatatcTGCGATATGTAGataggtgaggacgaggtcaagtaggtttttccctcttgttgttttccctcactacctgccgcaaatcgggtcttgcagctatgtcctttcagacTCAGCCGGTGCAGTCAGTAGTGGtgataccaagccactcttggtgatggacattgaagttccctacccagagtacattttgtgctcttgctaccctcagtgcttcttccaattcatgttcaatatggagaagcttcgattcatcagctgagggggcgcAGTCAgtgctaatcagcaggaggtttccttgcccatggttgacctgatgccgtgagatttcatggggtccagagtcaatactgaggactcccagggcaactccctctgatgagtctgtcctgccagcaggacaggacatacccagggatggtgatgtctgggtcATTGCctccaaggtatgattccatgagtatgactgtgtcaggctgttgcttaactgggCTGTGGGATAGTTCtcccaagatgttagtaaggaggactttgcagggtcaatagtGCTGGgtatgccgttgtcatttccagcgtCTAGGTTGATGCCGTGTCATTcggtttcattccttctcttagaTTTTTTAGCggtttgttacaactgagtggcttgctaggctatttcagagggcagttaagaatcaaccgcattgctgtgggtctggagtcacatgttggccagaccaggtaaggacagcagattttcttccctaaaaaaggacctagtgaaccagatgggtttttacaacaattggtaatggtttcaccactagactagcttgtcTGAAAACCttgcaaccaggaacgttgagctgccattctgtccttccttaagccatttttctgtaatagcaatgatatcatactgccaggtgtctatgccct harbors:
- the LOC137368957 gene encoding N(4)-(Beta-N-acetylglucosaminyl)-L-asparaginase-like isoform X1, which gives rise to MGGGLFVNGNRVSGVMGFPGYVPLIFTLSTNCLLAAAQLPLVINTWPYHNAVQRAWDTLQSGGSALDAVEKGCTQCEIDQCRGTVGYGGNPDEHGETTLDAMIMNGNTIEVGGVGQLRRIKSAISVARAVMEHSSHSLLVGESASIFAQNMGFLSEDLTTNKSLSMHSEWLSKNCQPNFWKNVLPNAETSCGPYKRMKGLQSKKHRMSAEMFNVHNHDTIGMVVIDKSGSVAAGTSTNGLTHKIPGRVGDSPIAGAGAYADSTAGAAAATGVGDIMMRFLPSYQAVEYMRLGIDPTTACQKAITRIQKYYPKFFGALICANTTGSYGAACSKSPELDQFHFMVYTPLKASEQIVDCI
- the LOC137368957 gene encoding N(4)-(Beta-N-acetylglucosaminyl)-L-asparaginase-like isoform X2, encoding MGGGLFVNGNRVSGVMGFPGYVPLIFTLSTNCLLAAAQLPLVINTWPYHNAVQRAWDTLQSGGSALDAVEKGCTQCEIDQCRGTVGYGGNPDEHGETTLDAMIMNGNTIEVGGVGQLRRIKSAISVARAVMEHSSHSLLVGESASIFAQNMGFLSEDLTTNKSLSMHSEWLSKNCQPNFWKNVLPNAETSCGPYKRMKGLQSKKHRMSAEMFNVHNHDTIGMVVIDKSGSVAAGTSTNGLTHKIPGRVGDSPIAGAGAYADSTAGAAAATGVGDIMMRFLPRCCVQ